A part of Micromonospora chersina genomic DNA contains:
- a CDS encoding LppU/SCO3897 family protein, with translation MSNFGPPGGGSPEPWGGRRPDDGYAPPADPRYDPGYGGQPGGWGEPPTQHYEPPAQRYDQPTQSYDPAPAWNAGPPPAAPPYQGYPADPGYAGQPPYAEPTPPKRGKGPLLVVLVVLAVLLLGGAGAYWVLGRDDATPTGGTASSSAPAAGPTGAASEPADAATTPPAPASSTDPRFVKAGQCVANEGGSAQPKLVITECGAKTYQVLRRIDGSTSGKKDAEAKCAKVEGYTDWYFFDSQLDTLDFVLCLKRR, from the coding sequence ATGTCGAACTTCGGACCACCGGGCGGCGGCTCCCCCGAGCCGTGGGGTGGGCGGCGCCCCGACGACGGGTACGCGCCGCCGGCCGATCCGCGCTACGACCCGGGGTACGGCGGACAGCCGGGCGGCTGGGGCGAGCCACCGACGCAGCACTACGAGCCGCCCGCCCAGCGTTACGACCAGCCGACCCAGAGCTACGACCCGGCTCCCGCCTGGAACGCCGGCCCGCCGCCCGCCGCCCCGCCCTACCAGGGCTACCCGGCCGACCCGGGATACGCCGGGCAGCCGCCGTACGCCGAGCCGACGCCGCCGAAGCGCGGCAAGGGGCCGCTGCTCGTGGTGCTTGTCGTGCTGGCGGTGCTGCTGCTCGGCGGCGCCGGCGCGTACTGGGTGCTCGGCCGGGACGACGCGACCCCGACGGGCGGGACGGCGTCCTCCTCCGCGCCGGCCGCCGGGCCGACCGGGGCGGCGAGCGAGCCGGCCGACGCGGCGACCACCCCGCCGGCCCCGGCGTCCTCGACCGACCCGCGGTTCGTGAAGGCGGGTCAGTGCGTGGCCAACGAGGGCGGCTCCGCCCAGCCGAAGCTGGTGATCACCGAGTGCGGCGCGAAGACCTACCAGGTCCTGCGCCGCATCGACGGGTCGACAAGCGGCAAGAAGGACGCCGAGGCGAAGTGCGCCAAGGTCGAGGGCTACACCGACTGGTACTTCTTCGACAGCCAGCTCGACACGCTCGACTTCGTGCTCTGCCTCAAGCGGCGATAG
- a CDS encoding ATP-binding protein: MDPVRNPYAPGAGQRPPELAGRGRELDVFDVVLERIARGRPERSLMLTGLRGVGKTVLLNTLRSQAINHLWGTGKIEARPDQSLRRPVAAALHMAVRELAPRHRAPDRIDAFLGVLKAFAQRAAPAGRGGAAPKLRDRWQPGIDVPASSGRADSGDIEIDLVELLTDAAAVATDVGTGIAIFIDEMQDLGPEDVSALCAACHELSQLGAPLIVVGAGLPHLPAVLSAAKSYSERLFRYQRIDRLDRIAADQALCAPAEREEVEYEQKALDLLYEKSGGYPYFVQAYGKATWDHAPRSPITAADVRVAAPEAEAELAVGFFGSRFERATPAEREYMRAMATLALVDGEESGRDDMDAAVPTAEIARALGRKPASLSPARDALIKKGLIYSGERGTVAFTVPHFGRYLRTQPA, from the coding sequence GTGGATCCGGTCCGCAACCCGTACGCCCCCGGCGCCGGCCAGCGCCCGCCCGAACTCGCCGGGCGGGGGCGGGAACTGGACGTCTTCGACGTGGTGCTGGAGCGGATCGCCCGCGGCCGGCCGGAACGCAGCCTCATGCTCACCGGGCTGCGCGGCGTCGGCAAGACCGTCCTGCTCAACACGCTGCGCTCACAGGCCATCAACCATCTCTGGGGCACCGGCAAGATCGAGGCCCGGCCCGACCAGTCGCTGCGCCGGCCGGTCGCCGCCGCCCTGCACATGGCGGTCCGCGAACTGGCTCCCCGGCACCGCGCCCCCGACCGGATCGACGCCTTCCTCGGCGTGCTCAAGGCGTTCGCCCAGCGGGCCGCGCCGGCCGGGCGCGGCGGGGCCGCCCCGAAGCTGCGCGACCGCTGGCAGCCCGGCATCGACGTGCCGGCCAGCAGCGGCCGCGCCGACTCCGGGGACATCGAGATCGACCTGGTCGAGCTGCTCACCGACGCCGCCGCGGTGGCCACCGACGTGGGCACCGGCATCGCGATCTTCATCGACGAGATGCAGGACCTCGGCCCTGAGGACGTTTCCGCGCTCTGCGCCGCCTGCCACGAGCTGTCCCAGCTCGGCGCGCCGCTCATCGTGGTGGGCGCCGGGCTGCCGCACCTGCCGGCCGTGCTGAGCGCCGCGAAGTCGTACTCCGAGCGGCTCTTCCGCTACCAGCGGATCGACCGGCTGGACCGCATCGCCGCCGACCAGGCGCTCTGCGCCCCCGCCGAGCGGGAGGAGGTCGAGTACGAGCAGAAGGCCCTCGACCTGCTCTACGAGAAGTCCGGCGGCTACCCGTACTTCGTCCAGGCGTACGGGAAGGCCACCTGGGACCATGCGCCCCGCTCGCCGATCACCGCGGCGGACGTCCGGGTCGCCGCGCCCGAGGCGGAGGCCGAGCTGGCGGTGGGCTTCTTCGGCTCCCGGTTCGAACGGGCCACCCCGGCCGAACGCGAGTACATGCGCGCCATGGCGACGCTCGCGCTTGTGGACGGGGAGGAGAGCGGCCGCGACGACATGGACGCGGCCGTGCCGACCGCGGAGATCGCCCGCGCGCTCGGCCGCAAGCCGGCCAGCCTCTCGCCGGCCCGGGACGCGCTGATCAAGAAGGGGCTGATCTACTCCGGCGAGCGGGGGACGGTCGCGTTCACCGTCCCGCACTTCGGCCGCTACCTGCGCACCCAGCCGGCCTGA
- a CDS encoding EamA family transporter encodes MSSRPTSATSAPDRPAVPTRPALIWTALVLVYVLWGSTYLGIRVAVESLPPLTSAALRFAAAGAVLALALRLRRGPGALRVDRRQLGSAALVGVLLLAGGNGLVVLAESGPEGTALPSGIAALLVATVPLLVVLLRTAGGDRPRPWTFAGVALGFVGLVLLVLPSGGSGSVPLVGALTVVAGAVSWSVGSYLSNRIRMPDDPFVATVYEMVAGAAALAVIATVRGELHGFSPAEVTGRSWAALVYLMVAGSLVAFTAYVWLLAHAPISLVSTYAYVNPAVAVALGALLAAEPVTAQVLLGGAVIVAGVAVVVSTERPRRSAAPAVDGAAPEAARR; translated from the coding sequence ATGAGCTCACGCCCCACGAGTGCGACGTCCGCACCCGACCGCCCCGCCGTCCCGACCCGCCCGGCCCTGATCTGGACCGCGCTGGTCCTCGTCTACGTGCTCTGGGGCTCGACCTACCTGGGCATCCGGGTCGCCGTCGAGTCCCTGCCGCCGCTCACCTCCGCCGCGCTGCGGTTCGCCGCCGCCGGAGCGGTGCTCGCCCTGGCGCTGCGGCTGCGCCGGGGGCCCGGCGCGCTCCGCGTCGACAGGCGGCAGCTCGGGTCGGCCGCGCTGGTCGGCGTGCTGCTGCTGGCCGGCGGCAACGGTCTCGTGGTGCTGGCCGAGTCCGGCCCCGAGGGCACGGCGCTGCCCTCCGGCATCGCCGCGCTGCTGGTGGCGACCGTCCCGCTCCTCGTGGTGCTGCTGCGGACGGCCGGCGGCGACCGGCCCCGGCCGTGGACCTTCGCCGGTGTGGCCCTCGGCTTCGTCGGTCTCGTGCTGCTCGTCCTGCCGAGCGGCGGGTCGGGGAGCGTGCCGCTCGTCGGCGCGCTGACCGTGGTCGCGGGGGCGGTCAGCTGGTCGGTCGGTTCGTACCTCTCGAACCGGATCCGGATGCCGGACGACCCGTTCGTGGCCACGGTCTACGAGATGGTCGCCGGCGCGGCGGCGCTCGCCGTGATCGCCACGGTCCGGGGCGAGCTGCACGGCTTCTCCCCCGCCGAGGTGACCGGCCGCTCGTGGGCGGCGCTGGTCTACCTCATGGTGGCGGGCTCGCTGGTGGCCTTCACGGCGTACGTCTGGTTGCTGGCCCACGCCCCGATCTCCCTGGTCTCCACCTACGCGTACGTGAACCCGGCGGTCGCGGTGGCGCTCGGCGCCCTGCTCGCCGCCGAGCCGGTGACCGCGCAGGTGCTGCTCGGCGGGGCGGTGATCGTGGCCGGCGTCGCGGTGGTGGTGAGCACCGAGCGGCCCCGCCGGTCCGCGGCACCAGCCGTCGACGGGGCGGCCCCGGAGGCGGCCCGCCGGTAA
- a CDS encoding prepilin peptidase, translating into MSAWLVTGVALLGALAGRAAVPLARVFTTATPAVRSAGPVGPVSGHELASVAFGSGRPDDDLRTGRLGAAALAGTLVFGGLAVARGGDPALPAFLAVATVGLALALADLACLRLPDPLVAASAAAALGLVPVALAGGTPQRLLTALAGAAVSFAAYVLLALLPGSRLGFGDVKLAAALGLPLGWLGWPALGLGLLLPHLLNGVVVLVLLATRRVRRDTPLPFGPAILAGAWLAVLLA; encoded by the coding sequence GTGTCGGCCTGGCTGGTGACGGGTGTGGCGCTCCTCGGCGCGCTGGCCGGCCGGGCCGCCGTCCCGCTCGCCCGGGTCTTCACCACCGCGACGCCGGCCGTCCGGTCCGCCGGGCCAGTTGGTCCCGTGTCCGGCCATGAGCTGGCCAGTGTCGCCTTCGGCAGCGGGCGCCCCGACGACGACCTCCGGACCGGCCGGCTCGGGGCGGCGGCGCTGGCCGGAACGCTGGTGTTCGGGGGGCTCGCGGTCGCGCGGGGCGGTGACCCGGCGCTGCCGGCGTTCCTGGCGGTGGCCACGGTCGGGTTGGCGCTCGCCCTCGCCGACCTCGCCTGCCTGCGGCTGCCCGACCCGCTGGTGGCCGCCTCGGCGGCGGCCGCGCTCGGCCTGGTCCCGGTCGCGCTGGCCGGCGGCACCCCGCAACGACTGCTCACCGCCCTCGCCGGCGCGGCCGTCTCCTTCGCCGCGTACGTGCTGCTCGCCCTGCTCCCCGGCTCGCGCCTCGGCTTCGGCGACGTCAAGCTCGCCGCCGCGCTCGGCCTGCCGCTCGGCTGGCTCGGCTGGCCGGCCCTGGGCCTCGGCCTGCTCCTCCCGCACCTGCTGAACGGGGTGGTCGTCCTCGTCCTGCTGGCCACCCGCCGGGTCCGCCGGGACACCCCGCTCCCGTTCGGCCCGGCGATCCTGGCCGGCGCCTGGCTGGCGGTCCTGCTCGCGTGA